The sequence TGAGATGGCTGCAGAATTCTTCATTCCTAATCGTGAAAAGTTATGCACAACCACGTACACCTGCAGTAAATTAAACAAACAAATACATATATCTACCTATGTAGCAATACTAGCTAGAGGTTAAAAAAGTTAGGCCTATATATTGTTAAATAAACTACAAACGAACTATGTACTCTCCTGTTCCAAAGTATAAGTTGTTTTGACATATTTAGATACATAGGTTTTAATATATATCTAGTGTATGTAATTACGTAACAAAATCTACGCACTTAGAAAGCTAAAACGATCTACAATTTTAGATTAGAGTGAGTATCTATCTCTGTCGGCACAGTTGTTGCGACAATTTTCTATACAGTATACACGACGTGCCTGCCATGTCTACATTCTCTAGCGCTATATAATCTTGCTTGTTCATTATATTACTACTAGTTTGGTAGTTATGGTCAACTAGTAGTTATATAAAACTAACTAACCAGATAGTACGTACCAGCTCATGATGAGCACAAGGAAATTAACAATATAATGCTGCCAAATATATATAACTGGATACCATGGGGGGGGCATCCCCACCTGAATTTCATTTAAAGGACCTTGGGTACgtaaaaatattacaagatttTTAGCAATAAAAACGGAGGAAAAGGTACACCCGGATACAACATCGACGCCACATACACTTTCAGAAGATAAGGTACAAGCCGGAGAATGACCACCAATCGCTCACTAGAACCGCCATTGAACAACATGCTCGCCCAAAGAGCCATGACCGTTCCACATCCATACCATGCCTCGTAGCTACGCCGTTCCGCTGTCACCCTCCATCTGAGAGTCAGGCCAATGGAGTGGGGACTAAAAATGGTAGAAGGTGCGCAAACCAGGACTCACGGGACACGAAGACCCCCCTTGAAGCTGATGGTAACACCTTTTGTAGCGCATCCGGGCTCCACCCACTGCCATCCAATGCCGTACAAGGGGAGGAAGCCTCGTAGGGGAATGATGGAAGAGATGGAAACACCACCTGGCATAAGATTTGATGCCACCATCAAGAGGAGCGTCGACAGAGTAGAGGCGCCAAATGGAGGCACTCACCGAGCCACGATGCAAGGCAACGGCCTGTATCAGAAGTTCCAAAAGAACGTTAGTAGAAGGAAAACAAAGGCACCCGGTATCGCCAGGAGCATAGGGGGCATTGTGAACGGCGGTACGAGGGGATCTTCAAAAGCGATGCCTTCACCAAGGGAACGATGTCGAACCGACGCCACCACCACTAGACAGGAAGATCGGAATGGGTTTTCACCCGAAATCCCTCATAATGGAACTTGGTTTAGGGGTTCTACGGCGGCGCCTCCATGAAGGAATGTGAAGCCCAAGGACatcaccgccgccggcaccggcaTTACACCGGGCAAAGCTTTCGCCCAGCACccatcaatcaccaagatcacaCTGAAAGCAACAAGATTTGACCTGCTATTGCTAAAGAACCACACGTGTGTGAGTGTTGCAGCGAGGCACATCGCAGCGTCTTGAGTTGTAGCCATGGTCGTCAGAGAGGGCATCGACGCACCGGTTGCAAGCGGCAGCCGCACAGCTGTGTCGTACATCCCCTCCGACTAGGCTGTCGCTGCTGGCACTGGCACCGGCCGCTTCCAACCGACAGCAGCCGTTGCCCACCTGCGCCCATGCGCATCATTGGCTCCACCTCCGCGTCCACCGCCGCTCTCGGCTGCGACGCCAACCTGGCCACCGGAGTCTCGCCCGTGCGAGCTCGGGGACGCTGTCGCCATGAGCCGCGGCCGTAGCCGCAGCTTGAGCGAGGCGAGGATAAGGGCCCCCTCGCGCCACCGGCGGCAGACGCAGGCACAGACCATGAAGTCACGCCGCCCGGGCCACCTCACGGAGCCGATGGCCCACGCGCCACAGCCGAGGGGGGaaaccgccgccaccgcaccgCGAAGATCCGGCCCCGGGATCATCGGATCCGGGCTATAGGACACCGGATCTGtagctccaggccgccgccgccgcagccgcctccaTGCCCGGCGCCGGCACATTGGTGACCAGGGGACGGGAGCACATTGGTGACCAGGGGACGGGAGCACCTTGGGAAGTTGAGTGGAGCCCCACCGCCGCCTTCCCAGCAGGCGCACGGGCTTCCGGTgccctgctccggcggcggtgaggtggaGAGGAGGTCgggagggggtggcggtggtggaaaGTGGGGCGGTTAATAAATAACCAGACAACATGCCAGAttgatttcttcttttcctAACTAGCTATAGGAATAATACCAGATTTCCGATCCCCTATTATAATGCAAGTGCACGTACTTGTGGACCAAGTGTACAAATAAATTTCAGCAGCCATACTCATTTGATTTCGtttctgatgatgatgaagcaGCACTACCATTGACAAATGGCGGCGGGCGACTGTATTAGAGCCCCTTTGGTAGAGCTTTGGGCATGTTTTGGTAGAGTTCCGGCTCCTCCTAAAATGGCTCCGGCTATTGCTTCTTTAACAAACCAACTTCTCTAAtggagctggagccgttttgaaaaatatttggtAAAACGGCTTCTCTTCATGAATAGAATTAAAGATATCAAATGTCCAATATACCCTTGCCTATTATATTTCATTATACACATAAGTTTGATGTTTGCATTCACCATTATTATAACGTAATTACAGTTATAATAAAAAAGTAATATCATTATTAAtaatgcattttttttctttttttctttcttttatttttaattttttcttcCTACTTTTTTTCCTACCAATTCCACTTTCTTTCTACGGTTCTACCTTATCCTCTTCCTTTCACGGAGACTGCTCAGTGCTCACCGCTCGCTCCACACACAGCTGCGCGCAGCGCCGCTGAACGGCGGCTCCACTCCGGCCTGCCGCGCTCAGGTCCTGCCGAGCTCTggccccgccgcgccctccagccCAGCCGAGCACTGCCCCGTCGTGCACTCCGACTCGCTGAGCACCGGCCGCGTCGCACACTCCGTCTTGCTGAGCACGAGCCCCGTCGGCGACGACGAGCACCACCAAGCAGCCACGCCTTGTACCGTCGGTAGGCAACATCCCTGTGCATCTCTCTTCTTTCCCGTCGCAGCTCTGAGGGTAGCATGGGTCTTCCGCATCTGGGATAAGGAAGGAGCTGCGGGGTGGCTCCGGCTCCCTCACTTAATTTGCGAACGGATTTTCAGGGGCTTGGACGGTGAAGCTGTTtgatttggaaccgtttggcaCAGCTCCACGTGAAGCCAGGGGAGAAGCCCTTCGCGGAGCTGtgctaaacagggccttaaagGGGGCTTCTCGACCAGTTTCATATGAAGCTCTACTAAAAGCTGATTTGCAAAACGTAGACTGAAgccggagaagaagcccaaaacGGCTTCCATTAAAAGAATAAAGCCGAAATTTGTGGCTTCTCCGGCACCTCCTAACATCACATGGAGAATGAAGCCGTTTTACCGAAGATTTTGAAAACGACTCTAATCCCATCGGACAAGCCGCTTCACTAAAAATAATGATCGCTATGATGATCGGTGGCCATCACTGTTTAACGCGGTCATAAATAGACGCGGTCATAAATAGtctagacctcaaagagcttgaaTTAACTGGTCGAAATTACACTTGGGCTAACTCCCTTCCAGAACCTACCTTTGAGAGGTTGGACAAGGTTCTGGTCTCCACTGATTGGGAGCTGAAATTCCCAAGGGCCACAGTTCAAGCCCTTTTAAGAGAGATTTCTTCTAATCATACGCCACTTTTACTCTCCTTTGGTTTATCACCAGGTTCATCCCAACCTTTGTTCAGATTTGAATTGGGTTGGCTGACACATGATGACTTCCGAGAGGTAGTGATAGATTCGTGGCGGCAAAGTTGCAGCGGGATCTCTCCCCTTGAGATATGGCAAATTAAAATTAGACGGCTCCGTCAATTTCTCAGGGGTTGGGCCAAAAACAAAACAGGTATTACAAGGAGAAAAAAGAACTCATCTCCAAGTTAGATGTGCTTAACAAAAAATCAAAAACTCAAGCACTACAACAGTGGGAGATTGATTTGAAACAAACTTTAAAGTCACGACTAATTCAACTCCTCTGAGAGGAAGagattaagttgtatcaaagaGGAAAAATCTTGAAGCTCTTGTTTGGTGATATGAACACCAAATATTTTCACATCGTAGCAAATGGAAAACATAGGAAAACCAGAATTTTCCAGCTAGAGGATGGAGATAAAATAATTCAGGGAGATGCAGAATTAAAAAAACACATTACAGATTACTATCATGGATTTGGCCCTTCAAACCCAAGTTTCCTTTCTTTGGATGAGAGTCGTAGGGATGATATTCTACAGGTAACATATATTGAAAAAGATAAACTACAAGCTATGTTCTCTTATGAAgaagtttgggaggcagtattctAGATGGAACATAATAAGGCGTCTGGCCCTGATGGTTTCCCAGCTAAATGTTGACGCCAACCAACATCATCGCAGAAATCAAGTGATCTCGAACGACGATGCCCGCAGATGTCAATGAGATGGCAGGTAGTTCATgagccacgaataaatccgcaagcgcacggagtacCGCCGTAGCAGTTTACCCGAGAGCAcctggggtgtcatttatattttcgcagggaaggcggtggtgTAAAAAGTTTATTAAGCATGGAAGTTATTATGGATTAATAATCAGGGTCTAACCAGGGATAAACAGTTGATGATAAATGGGTAGTGTGACACAAGAGAGGCACTCAACTAATATTTATCTTAGGTTAGCACAAAGTTAGAGTGTAGACAAGTATAACGGAGTTTATTTACTATCTAGCATGCATGAAATATAATTGAATTGATTCGTTCATACACAAAGATTGAACCTAGATCATGGATAAGGGAGACCGCTACTAGCGGGGAAGAAGAGTTCAACCCAACCAtacggctttatgcacctcctaccatcctacccgaacatggaggattactaggacacggacagggctatcaccacctgccggctacctctacaaaccgtgggatagaaTCACATTCAAACGTAGTCATTAAGACTCTAGGCCCTTTACTACAACTCCACACCTGAATTTTTCACTAGCCTAGGACCTCTACAAGTGAAGATGAAGACTACATCTTGCACAAAATATGAATTTTCTCCAACTCttggtgtgtcttcatttgagaCCCCTCCACTAATATTTATAGGAGGGTGTCACCTTCTCCTCGGCTGGTTTCTGCAGCTCTTGAACCTCAAACCGACATTGTCATCCAATGAGAGAGTGCCACGTCGAAGgagtaaggcggtggggcccatgggccatcggccgaccatggtggtcggccggccatggTCCGGCCCCACCTGCCTTCCCCTTTGGCTGAGGcattgacatgtgggccctcatACCCCTAGTTGATGACACGGCTTGTGTTAAGTCGGGTTGTGCTTCTGGTGGGCCCTCCAATCCATGTGTTGCTTGTGTGTCAGCACGTGATTGGACGGCGTCTTCTTCCTTGGATCAAAAGGGTATGATTGCCCTCCATTTCAGCTAAAAACCTGCACTCATAAAGTTCTAaagggacatgtggaattcggtGATTTATTAGCATCATGAGTGCAAgaaatgcaagctcttccatttaTTTTAATCATATAGACGCTCAGAAATGGTCTGAATTGAGCATCAACAAATCCCCCCAAGCtgaacttttgctcgtccctgagcaaagctaaacttaaggttgttgatcaggagttgctacaatatcTCATTTCTTTACCATGCTCATATTACAACAAAATATTCTACCTTGAATTGAATAAGTTGGCAATAGTTCTTACCATTTTACCTTAGTATCCATGGGGCATCATGCATTTTCCTTATCTTGGGCGGTTGAAAGATAGAATGACTCATAAAGCACTACTCATTCATTCTTTGCTCATCTTCACATCCGGAGGTTTTCAAAGATTTTAGAAATAAAACTGAGTTCCTCAAATGACGCTCTCGAATCGCTCAATGTGTTTGAACCCTAACCAAGGCCTGAGTGTGCCTTCTTCCTACTATTCTATAATGgtttatgtggagctcatggaTAGGAAGAATGATAAGGCACACTTGTATCAAATatttgctaagtcaaaaactgaaCCTAATAGAGTAAACAAGTCATATAACCATGATcgagatgtgcatgtgtgtggtgGATGGATGGTAAGGGAAATGAATAAATGAAACTCCATGTATATGATCTCTCTCCTCATTCTATTTTAGGACATGGCTaggttttctctcttttttttcttctactcatggaccttcatgtgcccacattttttttctattcatggaccttcatgtgcccaCATATATTTTTTTAGCTCATGCCCTTCTAGGTGTAgtactagagagagagatcattttATATTTGCGGAGTATTTGGATGGTAAATAAGTGGCGAATGGTTGCTAACCTCCGTTGTGGAAGGTTTAGCAAGTGATGGTGGTGTGTGTGTGATCTCTATCATGAGAGCATGAAATGAAACTCACAAAGGTAACAAagtttgacaaagctcaaaatgATAATAAGCAGCATGTGTACTAGTTTGATCAATGAGGGCTTCATGCatgcatatggctctggtaggaatttTCTCATCATTGAGGAACTTTTCATTTTGTCATTTGAGCAAATAAAAATTTTGGACGTAAAGTTTTGTTTGGAACAAGTTTGTAGTAACTCTAATTCATCATATTATATTTctcaacaacttagacttggatcatGCACTTGCAACCCACAAAATTTCAGGTTCAAGTTAAATTCTTCCAACCAACAAACCCAATTCTTGGAGAATACAAGTTGTAAACTGAGCATAATAGAGAGAATAAAATAGAGCAACTGTTCATCATGTCAACTGAGCATAATTGCTCATGGAAAATAAGCAAATGAACTAAAGGAAATGATAGCAAATATTTTTGTCATTTTTAAGTTTTTATGCGATGCAATGCAATGGGTGAGAAAAGGGAAATAAGCAAATGCAAGGATACATGTTACCTTCCGGGAGCTCTCCCCCGCAAGCTGGCTTATTGTCCGGGTCCAGGATCATAACCATGGTACCAGTAGAAAGCCAGATTGTCCTCTTGTTGCTTCTTCAGGAAATTCATCATGGTGATATGATCTCTTTGCTGCTGGGCATGTTGCTGCATTGTGTCTTCAATATGTATGTTGAGGGTGCTCTGGATTTGCTGCGTAGTATGCTCAATGTCATCCGTCCTAAGGTTGATATCATGGATCCCTTGACGGAGATCATGGTAGCTTCGTGCTGAAAATGAGTGTCGGGCCGCGAAGAGCGGGGGTGCCCCACTTGAACTGgagctaccactgtagccacaatTGGCCCTGGCGGCTTGCTCCCAGTCGGAGCTTCCTGCACTCTGCCATGATGACCCACCGGCCTCGGGTTGCGGGATGTGCTGGTCCCAACTAGGTTGATGTTCGAACGAGGATCCGGCCATCCCTCCAGCTAGAGCATACCCTGCATAACCATGAAAAGGATGTGGCGGAGGCGGCAGCATGTCCATTGCAGCATTCCGGGACCTACTCCTGGTCATTCTTCCGGACACACTACTCCTGCGAGGTGCTTCCATAGGCTGCAGTTCAAATGTTAGGCTCCTGCTCTTATATAAACGAAGCCCCGGGTTAGGAAGCGGGATTTCGTTTACATAGCCgggaaagaaaaatataatCGAGCCATCTAGAGCACTCTTTAAAGTATGTCCTTGTACCAAATAAGCCAAATCAATTTGCATACGGGGTGCCGCAATATAAGTAATTTGAGCCCAAGTTAACACACCCAAACCATTAGCAATCCGCGTAATAAGTGAAGTACATTCAACAGGCTCAACCATTCTGAAATCCCCAAGCCACTGGCAAACCATTTCTTTAACGGGGGCAATtttaattttgttcaccatggcataaagaataCGAAGTTCATCAACCTGAACCGTTCGAAGATCCTCCCTTGGAAAACACATAAGTGCAACCCATTTATGCATCAGACGCAAGATCGGATGTTGAATATCATTACAATGGGGCTGCATATACGAGGCTAATCCCGAGATGGACTGCCAAAAACTTTCCTTGTGGTATGCACGGATTACGTGCTCAATATCAGTAGTGCATCTTGGATGAAAACCCAAAAGAGTGCTCAAATCTTTCCAAGTCATTGAAAACTCATTCCCGAAAAATCGAAATGAAACACCATTTTCAGTTTCCACAAGATGCAAAGAAATTGAATCGTCAAATCCCGGGAACCTTCTTCAGAAATTTCAGCAAAAGTTGACCATCCCACGGCCTTCCAAATACTAGCGAATTCGGTGTCCATACCTGTCTTCTTCAGCAGTTCTTCGTCGAACACTCACGTGTGGCCGAAGGTCCTGTTTCTCAAGATGTTGTAGGCTTGGAACTCGCGTTCTCCTCTGAGCTCGATGTGGGAGTCGTCTAGCGTCTCTTCTTCTTGCTGTTGCTCAGGCGCCTGCGACTCTACTGGTTCGTCATAGGACTCCTCCGGCTCTCTTGTGTAGCTTTGGGTCGGGGTGGATGAGCGAAGAGAGCTCGATCCTCCCTGGGAACGACCCGAGCTGGAGCCGACCATCTTCTTGAGTGTGCCAACGAACCTCCTTATGGACTTCCTCATACCTGCaatcaagaacacaagaacacacaaCAAGAACTCAGAATGGTTATGTGAGAGTTGGTTAAATAAAGGTCAGCCGTCCGAGAGTTAGTAATCCTTGCGGGGCTTGGTCGCCTCTCACAAAAATCGTTCTTGTGGGTGATAACACTCCACAAAATCATTCTTGTGGGCGATGACGCACCACAAAATCGTTCTTGCGGGGTAGTAGTACCACCACAAACACGTTCTTGCAGTGGGAAAGGAAGGAAACACAAAGTGCAAATGAAATGCAAAGcaagaaaatatttttcttctttttttcttatgAACTTGGAGCAAGAACAAGAGATAAGAGGCCTAAAGGAAGAATAACTTGGAGCAAGGCTGGTGGATTTCAGTGTATGAGGATGCAATTGATCCATGTGCACCGGGTTTTATAGAGGGGAGGTGccccatggtcggccgaccatgatGGTCGACCGGCCATGTGCTGGCCCCAATTTCCATCATCCTTTTCAGAGCTCTTAATTGACTGCTATATGGTCCAAAAGTGATTGAATGAGTGCAGAAATAGGCCTGTGCAGGCCTATGCATGGTCCCAAATGAATTAAGACATGTAAATCATCCGAGTTCATGCATGCACTAGGTTCCAAATTGTGATGGAAGCCATTTTCTTCCAATTTTGCCCCTTGGGCACTTGTTCTAATCCAAGATTCATGAAGGATGCAAATGCGAAAGATGGGGAATCAAAACATGCAAGGGTTTTAGTGCAAATGATGCAAATGCTCATGCAAAAATCCAAATGAAAAATGTAAGAATTTAAATATGCAATGGTTGAAAACAAATATGGGATAACTACCGGTTTACCTGTCGGCAAGGGTTCAAAAATTTAAGTCCTTTGAACAAGACATTTCTAATTCCAACAATTTTTAAGTTTCTGAAAATTAAGCTAAGCTTGACGAGAATTTTGTACGTGGTTTACCGTATCATAAGGATTATGGGAAAAATTAGTACCTTGATGTGGTGTTTGGGTTTTTCGGGGATATGTCTTGCTCTTCTTAGAATTTCTTCGagaagaatttataattttgatcGCCACATGCTATGGCCCCTGATATATGAGTTCGATGAATTACTCACCTTGATTGCATCTTGATGTGGTCAGTATCTCATTCGGCGTAGTCTTCTGTGTTGTTGGTGATCAGGCAACGACGATAGAAAAACCAGTTCGAAGGAAACACAGAGCCTCTTCCCAAACTTGATGCAATTTAAGACTGATTTAATTGCCAGCGCTGAGCAGCTTCGGGAATACTAATGCCAAATCACGCTCTTCCTCAAAGTTGGCTCGGATTCGTCATGAAGTCCGTTTGGCAAATTAGAATCAATCGaacactaccctattttcacaAAGGAGAAAACAATGGGATTGTCCTCCCAGACCACTGGCTACTAACCATAATAAATCTTCCGGTCATTAATAAATTCTTTAAcctatgccttccccggcaacggcgcaaaaaatgcttgttgacgcCTATCAACATCATCGCAGAAATCAAGTGATCTCGAACGCCTACCAAAAATTTAATTATCTTCTAGGAACAATTCAAACTTCTATCTCCAAGTTATTACACAATAATTGCAATAATATGTAAAGTTGGctgaaaatttctaaaaattgaCGTGACAATATATTTTTGATCCATATTCTATCCATAAAAAACTTACATGATTTCACTAAAATGGGACcatacattgttcacaaatggATACATCTCTAATATTGTTTCTTACAACTCAACTCAAACTTTAAGATTTAAGTACCATATAACTTTTTTGAACTTGTATGAACTTCAAATTTGGACACAACCTTAGATTTACCATAACATTAGAGAATGTGAAGTTACATTATCAATTGTTataaaaaatatgtttttttctATTGTCTACTTAGGTGTAAAAATAAGCCATATGAAAATTATCCATGCTATTTACATAAAACAAATGGCATTAAAtgaaagatcatgattttagaaaaaatcagaaaaaaaacaTCGGATTTGGAGCTGTTATGAGGTATAAATACCAACTATAAATTTTAATTCTGGATTAAAAAGAGAAAATGAGTCACACATATATTGTTCTTCATCTCAGTTCACATGGACTTTTGTTTAATTAACGTGGACTTTGTTTAACTAAACTTAATACCGTCAACGAGACCAAATCGTCTAGTGGTGCAGTGGTAATGGAATTTTCGTCGATGCGTTAGGTCTCGGGTTCTGAGTCCGCTCGCCAACCTTTGTGCCATTTTAATTCTTTTTATTCTTATTTGAGTCCAAAACAGTTGTAACGTGCACCCCAACCACATGCATACATTTGGTGCAGTGGTAGTGCTGCTGGATCCTAAGTGTGTGGTCTAGAGTTCGAGTGTTagattttatttttccctaCGGCCAGACTCATGGCTTAATATCATAACTTTGTGAAAACGAGTCgtctaaattcaaaaaaaatcaagcatgatcatgatatgatgatatacaaccttgtaaaatatgtTGTCTAAATTTGACATAAATTTCAAGTCAAGAAGTtgtccagatgatttgttagaaatttgttatttttatatctcacaaacaaagttgagtttggacaagatattttacaagattgtgtatgatcatatcatctacatgtgtaattttttgatgaatttagatgatttttttgcCGTAGTTTGTATGAATTTTCATGAAATTATgatttgcactagatatgtttCCTAATATAATACAGACATAGTGGTTGGTCCTAGGAAAAAAAACCACGACGAACTGGGCTGAGTCTGTGCCGCGTCGGCCGTAGCAAGAAGGTGGcttttttttcataatttttcagattttagaGAGaagcaaaatttcaaaattgcgAAATTAATAATAAATGGTGCCTAAaagttgtgaaatttgatgGTAACCTAAAATGAGAATGTATAACCAGTCTTGCATGGAAATGGTAGTTTTAAAGATAAAAAACTCATAGAATTGAATTTTGAAGAGAGGTACTTTTCAAATAATTTGAATTTTTAGGGCAATCAAACTAccttaaaaaattatctacATCAAGGTATTTCATCTGGTACATTTGTATGGAAAATTATTGAATTTAAAATTCAAGGTTCCAAATTTGCTTCGTATTTAATTATTTTCACCTACATTTGAAAGTATTTCACCAAACTTCATATGAGATTACTTGTGCATGCTATTGATCCATAATTGGCATTAAATACATACTAAGAAAATGGAGTATGAATTCATGTCGATTTCTATTTTCACACTTTGATGGTTATAGAGATTAATCATAGTAATTAGGCTCAAGGTTGATTCGTGACgatttttattttcattctATGACGTTTTCAGAGGTTTGTCACAGAAACTGGGCCCAAATTAGAG comes from Panicum virgatum strain AP13 chromosome 4K, P.virgatum_v5, whole genome shotgun sequence and encodes:
- the LOC120703712 gene encoding uncharacterized protein LOC120703712, whose protein sequence is MTWKDLSTLLGFHPRCTTDIEHVIRAYHKESFWQSISGLASYMQPHCNDIQHPILRLMHKWVALMCFPREDLRTVQVDELRILYAMVNKIKIAPVKEMVCQWLGDFRMVEPVECTSLITRIANGLGVLTWAQITYIAAPRMQIDLAYLVQGHTLKSALDGSIIFFFPGYVNEIPLPNPGLRLYKSRSLTFELQPMEAPRRSSVSGRMTRSRSRNAAMDMLPPPPHPFHGYAGYALAGGMAGSSFEHQPSWDQHIPQPEAGGSSWQSAGSSDWEQAARANCGYSGSSSSSGAPPLFAARHSFSARSYHDLRQGIHDINLRTDDIEHTTQQIQSTLNIHIEDTMQQHAQQQRDHITMMNFLKKQQEDNLAFYWYHGYDPGPGQ